In one window of Acanthopagrus latus isolate v.2019 chromosome 15, fAcaLat1.1, whole genome shotgun sequence DNA:
- the zswim8 gene encoding zinc finger SWIM domain-containing protein 8 isoform X3 — MELMFAEWEDGERFSFEDSDRFEEDSLCSFISEAESLCQNWRGWRKQSAGPNSPTVKIKDGQVIPLVELSAKQVAFHIPFEVVEKVYPPVPEQLQLRIAYWSFPENEEDIRLYSCLANGSPDEFQRGEQLYRIRAVKDPLQIGFHLSATVVSSQAGQSKGAYNVAVMFDRCRITSCSCTCGAGAKWCAHVVALCLFRIHNASAVCLRAPVSESLSRLQRDQLQKFAQYLISELPQQILPTAQRLLDELLSSQSTAINTVCGAPDPTAGPSASDQSTWYLDESTLSDNIKKTLHKFCGPSPVVFSDVNSMYLSSTEPPAAAEWACLLRPLRGREPEGIWNLLSIVREMFKRRDSNAAPLLEILTEQCLTYEQIISWWYSVRTSASHSSASGHTGRSNGQSEVAAHACASMCDEMVVLWRLAVLDPTMSPCRRLELAGQLKQWHLKVIEIVKRGQHRKSLDKLFQGFKPAVESCYFNWEVAYPLDGITYCSADKKSATFCWSRAVQLQRGAKAAAGGGGETSETVGVVRGESGAGDFKGRGSGHSSQQEVAVRPKETILTKRKGLSVSGGGGMLVRLGGSVSLALEDGGGKCMYKGPGSSSGGKLKLTQGGGKGASVGGPGGNGGLGGGKHAGAKRRTSSEDSSLEPDLAELSLDDGCSLALGAEASNTFEFLPPPPEMLPSPSPLLRDSRKYSSGSGGSKMFETKRVSQASATLPAAEHAPPCFPPKETVVVVMDLPNAAEKEAELEVEPVQNRDEDVDSAGSNQPSTSTTTARSGTTEKAAKPPQSNKEAASAGSATGGQANQAAEAAGGDAGEAVGEDDYQAYYLNVASEEGADRQLADNHQEEEPDIFAGMKPLDQEGRMEVLFACAEALHAHGYSNEACRLAVELARDLLANPPDLKVEQPQTKGKKSKVSTSRQTQVATNTLSKAAFLLTVLSERLELHNLAFSTGMFSLELQRPPASTKALEVKLAYQESEVVALLKKIPLGLVEMSAIRERGEQLRDGNFCDYRPVLPLMLASFIFDVLCTPVCAVVSPTGSRPPSRNRNNEMPGDEELGFEAAVAALGMKTTVSEAEHPLLCEGTRRVKGDLALALMITYKDDQSKLKKILDKLLDRESQTHKPQTLSSFYSSKPAAGSQRSPSKHTATNHSGVSGATGGVSKHAPSSSSATSVAASSSSSSSAVALAGEELAHQAELNPVQNNPAGENTAETREHVSDGPPPSSEQQNETAPFKLEATVPSRLALGARCGYSQRCWGSPVRQKKKHTGMASIDSSAPETTSDSSPTLSRRPLRGSWAATSWGRGQDSDSISSSSSDSLGSSSSSGSRRAGGGARAKSTDTSRYKGRRPECHAPHVPNQPSEAAAHFYFELAKTVLIKAGGNSSTSIFTQPSASGGHQGPHRNLHLCAFEIGLYALGLHNFVSPNWLSRTYSSHVSWITGQAMEIGSAALNILVECWDGHLTPPEVASLADRASRARDPNMVRAAAELALSCLPHAHALNPNEIQRALVQCKEQDNVMLEKACIAVEEAAKGGGVYPEVLFEVAHQWYWLYEQSVGGGSGQLRETSGRCGANGGSGRRPPETSCVVLDTGANMESQGMAAVTASVTAAAVVPVISVGSTIYQSHAMPGQAMAHPHSQGLHPYTTIQAHLPTVCTPQYLGHPLQHVPRPTVFPVSGAAYPQGMHPAFIGAQYPFSVATGPQPPMAATAVTFPGVPVPSMTQIAVHPYHAETGLPLSTTVAVGSVHAGPTIQAIQGASLPSLSSQPGSLVSTPFPAEDEQHNQPISQQGLHYLHSAYRVGMLALEMLGRRAHNDHPNNFSRSPPYTEDVKWLLGLAARLGVNYVYQFCVGAAKGVLSPFVLQEIIMEALQRLNPAHIHAHLRTPAFHQLVQRCQQAYLQVQCLCIHTAAAAAI, encoded by the exons GTTATATTCCTGCCTGGCGAATGGAAGTCCAGATGAATTTCAACGTGGAGAGCAGCTATACAGGATCAGAGCTGTCAAAGACCCCCTGCAGATTG GCTTCCATCTTAGTGCTACAGTGGTGTCCAGTCAGGCCGGTCAGTCTAAAGGAGCTTACAATGTGGCGGTCATGTTTGATCGCTGCCGCATCActtcctgcagctgcacctgtgGCGCCGGAGCCAAATGGTGTGCTCATGTGGTGGCCCTCTGCCTCTTTAGGATCCAtaat GCATCAGCAGTGTGTCTGAGGGCTCCAGTCTCCGAGTCTCTGTCACGGCTGCAGAGGGACCAGCTCCAAAAGTTTGCTCAGTACTTAATCAGTGAGCTGCCTCAGCAG ATCCTACCAACAGCTCAGCGACTGCTGGATGAGCTGCTGTCATCTCAGTCTACTGCCATCAACACTGTGTGTGGAGCTCCAG acCCCACAGCAGGCCCTTCAGCATCTGACCAGAGCACCTGGTATTTGGATGAGTCGACCCTCAGTGACAACATCAAAAAGACTCTTCACAAGTTCTGTGGGCCTTCACCTGTAGTCTTCAG TGATGTAAACTCCATGTACCTGTCGTCCACCGAGccgccagctgctgctgaatggGCATGTCTGCTGCGACCTTTGAGGGGCCGAGAGCCAGAAGGTATCTGGAACCTCCTGTCTATTGTTAGGGAGATGTTCAAGAGACGAGACAGCAACGCAGCCCCACTGCTTGAGATCCTCACCGAGCAGTGCCTCACCTACGAACAG atcaTCAGCTGGTGGTACAGTGTTCGGACATCCGCATCGCACAGCAGTGCCAGTGGCCACACTGGGCGCAGCAATGGCCAATCAGAGGTGGCGGCTCACGCCTGTGCCAGTATGTGCGATGAGATGGTGGTGCTATGGCGGCTGGCAGTGCTTGACCCCACTATGAGCCCCTGCAG GCGTTTGGAGCTGGCAGGCCAGCTAAAGCAGTGGCATCTGAAAGTAATAGAGATAGTGAAGCGGGGACAGCATCGTAAGTCTCTGGATAAACTCTTCCAGGGCTTCAAGCCTGCTGTAGAGTCCTGCTATTTCAACTGGGAGGTGGCCTACCCACTGGATGGCATCACCTACTGTAGTGCTGATAAGAAGAGTGCCACATTCTGCTGGTCCAGGGCAGTGCAGCTCCAAAGAGGAGccaaagctgctgcaggagggggTGGAGAAACTTCTGAAACAGTTGGAGTAGTGCGAGGGGAAAGTGGAGCTGGAGATTttaaaggaagaggaagtgggcACTCTTCCCAACAGGAGGTGGCAGTGAGACCCAAGGAGACCATACTGACCAAGAGGAAAGGTCTGTCAGTGAGTGGTGGCGGAGGGATGCTGGTCCGTCTGGGAGGGAGCGTCTCTCTGGCCTtggaagatggaggagggaagtGCATGTACAAAGGACCAGGCTCCTCCTCTGGAGGCAAGCTGAAACTGACACAGGGAGGTGGAAAGGGGGCATCTGTAGGAGGTCCTGGAGGAAATGGAGGGTTAGGAGGTGGTAAGCATGCTGGTGCCAAGAGAAGAACCAGCAGTGAGGACAGCTCCCTGGAGCCAGACCTGGCTGAGCTCAGTCTGGATGACGGCTGCAGTCTAGCTCTGGGGGCTGAGGCCAGCAACACTTTTGAGtttctccccccaccccctgaGATGCTGCCGTCCCCGAGTCCACTGCTTAGAGACTCACGCAAGTACAGCAGTGGCAGCGGAGGGAGCAAGATGTTTGAAACAAAGCGTGTCAGCCAAGCCTCAGCAACACTTCCTGCGGCAGAGCATGCTCCACCTTGCTTCCCTCCCAAAGAGACTGTGGTGGTTGTTATGGACTTGCCGAATGCTGCAGAGAAGGAAgcagagctggaggtggagccTGTCCAAAACAGAGATGAAGATGTAGATTCAGCTGGCAGTAACCAGCCTTCCACTTCCACCACAACAGCAAGATCAGGTACCACTGAAAAGGCTGCCAAACCACCACAGAGTAACAAAGAGGCAGCATCAGCTGGATCAGCTACAGGTGGACAAGCTAACCAggctgcagaagcagcaggtggagatgcGGGAGAGGCTGTAGGTGAGGATGACTACCAGGCATACTACTTAAATGTTGCCTCGGAGGAgggagcagacagacagcttgCTGACAaccaccaggaggaggagccagaCATTTTTGCAGGAATGAAACCTCTGGATCAGGAGGGGCGCATGGAG GTGCTATTTGCATGTGCAGAGGCTCTCCATGCTCATGGCTACAGTAATGAGGCATGTCGGCTGGCTGTGGAGCTGGCCAGAGACCTGTTAGCCAACCCTCCAGACCTGAAAGTGGAACAGCCACAGACTAAG GGTAAGAAGAGCAAGGTGTCAACCAGTCGTCAGACGCAGGTAGCCACTAACACGCTGTCAAAAGCTGCCTTCCTCCTCACTGTTCTCAGTGAACGACTGGAGCTACACAACCTTGCCTTCAGCACCGGCATGTTCTCCTTGGAACTCCAAAGACCGCCGGCATCTACCAAAGCTCTagag GTGAAGCTGGCCTACCAGGAGTCAGAGGTGGTAGCTCTGTTGAAGAAGATTCCACTGGGCCTGGTGGAGATGTCGGCCATCAGAGAGAGAGGCGAGCAGCTCCGAGACGGAAACTTCTGTGATTACAGACCTGTGTTGCCTCTCATGTTGGCTAGCTTCATCTTTGATGTACTGTGTACCCCAG TTTGTGCAGTTGTGTCCCCAACGGGTTCCCGTCCACCAAGCCGCAACCGTAACAATGAGATGCCTGGTGACGAGGAGCTGGGCTTTgaggctgctgttgctgcactCG GTATGAAGACCACAGTCAGTGAAGCGGAGCATCCTCTGCTGTGTGAAGGAACCAGACGAGTGAAAGGTGACCTGGCCCTGGCCCTCATGATCACCTACAAGGATGACCAGAGCAAGCTCAAAAAG aTACTGGACAAATTGTTGGACAGGGAGAGTCAAACCCACAAGCCCCAGACCCTGAGCTCCTTCTACTCCAGCAAGCCAGCAGCTGGCAGCCAGCGCAGCCCATCAAAGCATACTGCCACCAACCACAGTGGGGTGAGTGGGGCCACAGGCGGCGTTTCCAAACATGCACCCTCATCTTCATCTGCAACCAGCGTGGCAGCCTCTTCTTCcagctcttcctctgctgtaGCATTGGCTGGCGAGGAGTTGGCTCATCAGGCTGAACTGAACCCGGTGCAGAACAATCCAGCAGGGGAGAACACTGCTGAGACCAGGGAGCATG TATCAGATGGGCCTCCACCTTCAAGTGAGCAGCAGAATGAAACAGCTCCATTTAAACTGGAGGCCACAGTGCCCAGTCGGCTGGCACTGGGGGCACGCTGTGGATATAGCCAACGCTGCTGGGGCTCACCTGTACgccagaagaagaaacacactg GCATGGCGAGTATTGACAGCAGTGCTCCGGAGACAACCTCAGATAGCTCTCCCACCCTCAGCCGACGGCCACTCCGGGGCAGCTGGGCAGCAACATCTTGGGGGCGGGGCCAGGACAGCGACAGCATTAGCAGTTCATCGTCTGATTCACtgggctcctcctcctccagcggATCTCGCAGGGCAGGGGGCGGGGCCAGGGCCAAGAGCACCGACACCAGCAG GTACAAAGGGCGACGTCCAGAGTGCCATGCGCCCCACGTGCCCAACCAGCCTTCGGAGGCAGCAGCTCATTTTTACTTTGAACTGGCCAAGACGGTGCTGATCAAAGCTGGAGgaaactcctccacctccatttTCACCCAGCCCTCAGCCAGCGGGGGCCACCAGGGGCCCCACAGAAACCTGCACCTGTGTGCCTTTGAGATTGGCCTGTATGCTCTTGGCCTTCACAACTTTGTCTCACCCAACTGGCTGTCCAGGACCTACTCTTCCCATGTGTCCTGGATCACTG GTCAGGCCATGGAGATCGGCAGCGCTGCCCTAAACATTCTGGTGGAATGTTGGGATGGTCACCTCACCCCTCCAGAGGTGGCATCCTTGGCTGACCGAGCGTCTCGAGCAAGGGACCCCAACATGGTGAGAGCGGCGGCCGAGCTGGCCCTGAGCTGCCTGCCTCACGCTCATGCCCTCAATCCTAATGAGATCCAGAGAGCCCTGGTGCAGTGCAAAGAGCAG gaCAATGTAATGCTGGAGAAGGCATGCATTGCAGTAGAGGAAGCAGCCAAGGGTGGAGGTGTTTACCCTGAGGTTCTCTTTGAGGTGGCTCACCAGTGGTACTGGCTGTATGAGCAGTCAGTGGGCGGGGGCTCAGGCCAGCTGCGAGAGACCTCTGGGCGCTGCGGGGCCAACGGGGGTTCAGGCAGGAGGCCCCCAGAGACCAGCTGTGTGGTCCTCGACACTGGAGCCAACATGGAGTCTCAGGGGATGGCAGCCGTCACAGCCtcagtcactgcagcagctgtcgtACCTGTCATCTCTGTAGGCTCCACCATTTACCAGTCCCACGCCATGCCAGGGCAGGCCATGGCTCATCCCCACAGCCAAGGCCTCCACCCCTACACCACCATCCAGGCCCATCTCCCCACCGTCTGCACCCCACAGTACCTGGGACATCCTCTGCAGCACGTCCCCCGACCCACAGTCTTCCCTGTGTCTGGAGCTGCATATCCACAG GGAATGCACCCAGCTTTCATTGGTGCCCAGTACCCATTCTCAGTGGCCACTGGCCCTCAGCCCCCTATGGCAGCCACAGCTGTGACCTTCCCTGGTGTCCCTGTACCGTCCATGACTCAGATCGCCGTCCATCCTTACCACGCAGAGACCGGCCTACCACTGAGCACCACTGTAGCAG TAGGCAGTGTCCACGCGGGCCCCACCATCCAGGCCATACAGGGAGCATCTCtcccctccctgtcctcccAGCCCGGCTCATTGGTCAGCACTCCATTCCCAGCAGAGGACGAGCAGCACAACCAGCCAATCAGTCAACAGGGCCTGCACTACCTGCACTCTGCCTACAGAGTTG GCATGTTGGCATTGGAGATGCTGGGCAGGAGGGCTCACAACGACCACCCCAACAACTTCTCCAGGAGCCCACCATACACTGAGGATGTCAAATGGCTGCTGGGACTTGCTGCAAGACTAG gaGTCAACTATGTGTACCAGTTCTGTGTGGGAGCAGCAAAAGGTGTCCTCAGTCCATTTGTCCTGCAGGAGATCATCATGGAGGCTCTGCAGAGGCTGAACCCTGCCCACATCCACGCCCACCTCCGAACACCTGCGTTCCATCAGCTCGTCCAGCGCTGCCAACAGGCCTACCTGCAGGTACAATGCCTCTGCATTCACACGGCGGCCGCAGCTGCAATTTGA
- the zswim8 gene encoding zinc finger SWIM domain-containing protein 8 isoform X1, giving the protein MELMFAEWEDGERFSFEDSDRFEEDSLCSFISEAESLCQNWRGWRKQSAGPNSPTVKIKDGQVIPLVELSAKQVAFHIPFEVVEKVYPPVPEQLQLRIAYWSFPENEEDIRLYSCLANGSPDEFQRGEQLYRIRAVKDPLQIGFHLSATVVSSQAGQSKGAYNVAVMFDRCRITSCSCTCGAGAKWCAHVVALCLFRIHNASAVCLRAPVSESLSRLQRDQLQKFAQYLISELPQQILPTAQRLLDELLSSQSTAINTVCGAPDPTAGPSASDQSTWYLDESTLSDNIKKTLHKFCGPSPVVFSDVNSMYLSSTEPPAAAEWACLLRPLRGREPEGIWNLLSIVREMFKRRDSNAAPLLEILTEQCLTYEQIISWWYSVRTSASHSSASGHTGRSNGQSEVAAHACASMCDEMVVLWRLAVLDPTMSPCRRLELAGQLKQWHLKVIEIVKRGQHRKSLDKLFQGFKPAVESCYFNWEVAYPLDGITYCSADKKSATFCWSRAVQLQRGAKAAAGGGGETSETVGVVRGESGAGDFKGRGSGHSSQQEVAVRPKETILTKRKGLSVSGGGGMLVRLGGSVSLALEDGGGKCMYKGPGSSSGGKLKLTQGGGKGASVGGPGGNGGLGGGKHAGAKRRTSSEDSSLEPDLAELSLDDGCSLALGAEASNTFEFLPPPPEMLPSPSPLLRDSRKYSSGSGGSKMFETKRVSQASATLPAAEHAPPCFPPKETVVVVMDLPNAAEKEAELEVEPVQNRDEDVDSAGSNQPSTSTTTARSGTTEKAAKPPQSNKEAASAGSATGGQANQAAEAAGGDAGEAVGEDDYQAYYLNVASEEGADRQLADNHQEEEPDIFAGMKPLDQEGRMEVLFACAEALHAHGYSNEACRLAVELARDLLANPPDLKVEQPQTKGKKSKVSTSRQTQVATNTLSKAAFLLTVLSERLELHNLAFSTGMFSLELQRPPASTKALEVKLAYQESEVVALLKKIPLGLVEMSAIRERGEQLRDGNFCDYRPVLPLMLASFIFDVLCTPVCAVVSPTGSRPPSRNRNNEMPGDEELGFEAAVAALGMKTTVSEAEHPLLCEGTRRVKGDLALALMITYKDDQSKLKKILDKLLDRESQTHKPQTLSSFYSSKPAAGSQRSPSKHTATNHSGVSGATGGVSKHAPSSSSATSVAASSSSSSSAVALAGEELAHQAELNPVQNNPAGENTAETREHVSDGPPPSSEQQNETAPFKLEATVPSRLALGARCGYSQRCWGSPVRQKKKHTGMASIDSSAPETTSDSSPTLSRRPLRGSWAATSWGRGQDSDSISSSSSDSLGSSSSSGSRRAGGGARAKSTDTSRYKGRRPECHAPHVPNQPSEAAAHFYFELAKTVLIKAGGNSSTSIFTQPSASGGHQGPHRNLHLCAFEIGLYALGLHNFVSPNWLSRTYSSHVSWITGQAMEIGSAALNILVECWDGHLTPPEVASLADRASRARDPNMVRAAAELALSCLPHAHALNPNEIQRALVQCKEQDNVMLEKACIAVEEAAKGGGVYPEVLFEVAHQWYWLYEQSVGGGSGQLRETSGRCGANGGSGRRPPETSCVVLDTGANMESQGMAAVTASVTAAAVVPVISVGSTIYQSHAMPGQAMAHPHSQGLHPYTTIQAHLPTVCTPQYLGHPLQHVPRPTVFPVSGAAYPQGMHPAFIGAQYPFSVATGPQPPMAATAVTFPGVPVPSMTQIAVHPYHAETGLPLSTTVAVGSVHAGPTIQAIQGASLPSLSSQPGSLVSTPFPAEDEQHNQPISQQGLHYLHSAYRVGMLALEMLGRRAHNDHPNNFSRSPPYTEDVKWLLGLAARLGVNYVYQFCVGAAKGVLSPFVLQEIIMEALQRLNPAHIHAHLRTPAFHQLVQRCQQAYLQYIHHRLIHLTPADYDDFVNIIRSARGAFCLTPVGMMQFNDVLQNLKRGKQTKELWQRISLEMATFSP; this is encoded by the exons GTTATATTCCTGCCTGGCGAATGGAAGTCCAGATGAATTTCAACGTGGAGAGCAGCTATACAGGATCAGAGCTGTCAAAGACCCCCTGCAGATTG GCTTCCATCTTAGTGCTACAGTGGTGTCCAGTCAGGCCGGTCAGTCTAAAGGAGCTTACAATGTGGCGGTCATGTTTGATCGCTGCCGCATCActtcctgcagctgcacctgtgGCGCCGGAGCCAAATGGTGTGCTCATGTGGTGGCCCTCTGCCTCTTTAGGATCCAtaat GCATCAGCAGTGTGTCTGAGGGCTCCAGTCTCCGAGTCTCTGTCACGGCTGCAGAGGGACCAGCTCCAAAAGTTTGCTCAGTACTTAATCAGTGAGCTGCCTCAGCAG ATCCTACCAACAGCTCAGCGACTGCTGGATGAGCTGCTGTCATCTCAGTCTACTGCCATCAACACTGTGTGTGGAGCTCCAG acCCCACAGCAGGCCCTTCAGCATCTGACCAGAGCACCTGGTATTTGGATGAGTCGACCCTCAGTGACAACATCAAAAAGACTCTTCACAAGTTCTGTGGGCCTTCACCTGTAGTCTTCAG TGATGTAAACTCCATGTACCTGTCGTCCACCGAGccgccagctgctgctgaatggGCATGTCTGCTGCGACCTTTGAGGGGCCGAGAGCCAGAAGGTATCTGGAACCTCCTGTCTATTGTTAGGGAGATGTTCAAGAGACGAGACAGCAACGCAGCCCCACTGCTTGAGATCCTCACCGAGCAGTGCCTCACCTACGAACAG atcaTCAGCTGGTGGTACAGTGTTCGGACATCCGCATCGCACAGCAGTGCCAGTGGCCACACTGGGCGCAGCAATGGCCAATCAGAGGTGGCGGCTCACGCCTGTGCCAGTATGTGCGATGAGATGGTGGTGCTATGGCGGCTGGCAGTGCTTGACCCCACTATGAGCCCCTGCAG GCGTTTGGAGCTGGCAGGCCAGCTAAAGCAGTGGCATCTGAAAGTAATAGAGATAGTGAAGCGGGGACAGCATCGTAAGTCTCTGGATAAACTCTTCCAGGGCTTCAAGCCTGCTGTAGAGTCCTGCTATTTCAACTGGGAGGTGGCCTACCCACTGGATGGCATCACCTACTGTAGTGCTGATAAGAAGAGTGCCACATTCTGCTGGTCCAGGGCAGTGCAGCTCCAAAGAGGAGccaaagctgctgcaggagggggTGGAGAAACTTCTGAAACAGTTGGAGTAGTGCGAGGGGAAAGTGGAGCTGGAGATTttaaaggaagaggaagtgggcACTCTTCCCAACAGGAGGTGGCAGTGAGACCCAAGGAGACCATACTGACCAAGAGGAAAGGTCTGTCAGTGAGTGGTGGCGGAGGGATGCTGGTCCGTCTGGGAGGGAGCGTCTCTCTGGCCTtggaagatggaggagggaagtGCATGTACAAAGGACCAGGCTCCTCCTCTGGAGGCAAGCTGAAACTGACACAGGGAGGTGGAAAGGGGGCATCTGTAGGAGGTCCTGGAGGAAATGGAGGGTTAGGAGGTGGTAAGCATGCTGGTGCCAAGAGAAGAACCAGCAGTGAGGACAGCTCCCTGGAGCCAGACCTGGCTGAGCTCAGTCTGGATGACGGCTGCAGTCTAGCTCTGGGGGCTGAGGCCAGCAACACTTTTGAGtttctccccccaccccctgaGATGCTGCCGTCCCCGAGTCCACTGCTTAGAGACTCACGCAAGTACAGCAGTGGCAGCGGAGGGAGCAAGATGTTTGAAACAAAGCGTGTCAGCCAAGCCTCAGCAACACTTCCTGCGGCAGAGCATGCTCCACCTTGCTTCCCTCCCAAAGAGACTGTGGTGGTTGTTATGGACTTGCCGAATGCTGCAGAGAAGGAAgcagagctggaggtggagccTGTCCAAAACAGAGATGAAGATGTAGATTCAGCTGGCAGTAACCAGCCTTCCACTTCCACCACAACAGCAAGATCAGGTACCACTGAAAAGGCTGCCAAACCACCACAGAGTAACAAAGAGGCAGCATCAGCTGGATCAGCTACAGGTGGACAAGCTAACCAggctgcagaagcagcaggtggagatgcGGGAGAGGCTGTAGGTGAGGATGACTACCAGGCATACTACTTAAATGTTGCCTCGGAGGAgggagcagacagacagcttgCTGACAaccaccaggaggaggagccagaCATTTTTGCAGGAATGAAACCTCTGGATCAGGAGGGGCGCATGGAG GTGCTATTTGCATGTGCAGAGGCTCTCCATGCTCATGGCTACAGTAATGAGGCATGTCGGCTGGCTGTGGAGCTGGCCAGAGACCTGTTAGCCAACCCTCCAGACCTGAAAGTGGAACAGCCACAGACTAAG GGTAAGAAGAGCAAGGTGTCAACCAGTCGTCAGACGCAGGTAGCCACTAACACGCTGTCAAAAGCTGCCTTCCTCCTCACTGTTCTCAGTGAACGACTGGAGCTACACAACCTTGCCTTCAGCACCGGCATGTTCTCCTTGGAACTCCAAAGACCGCCGGCATCTACCAAAGCTCTagag GTGAAGCTGGCCTACCAGGAGTCAGAGGTGGTAGCTCTGTTGAAGAAGATTCCACTGGGCCTGGTGGAGATGTCGGCCATCAGAGAGAGAGGCGAGCAGCTCCGAGACGGAAACTTCTGTGATTACAGACCTGTGTTGCCTCTCATGTTGGCTAGCTTCATCTTTGATGTACTGTGTACCCCAG TTTGTGCAGTTGTGTCCCCAACGGGTTCCCGTCCACCAAGCCGCAACCGTAACAATGAGATGCCTGGTGACGAGGAGCTGGGCTTTgaggctgctgttgctgcactCG GTATGAAGACCACAGTCAGTGAAGCGGAGCATCCTCTGCTGTGTGAAGGAACCAGACGAGTGAAAGGTGACCTGGCCCTGGCCCTCATGATCACCTACAAGGATGACCAGAGCAAGCTCAAAAAG aTACTGGACAAATTGTTGGACAGGGAGAGTCAAACCCACAAGCCCCAGACCCTGAGCTCCTTCTACTCCAGCAAGCCAGCAGCTGGCAGCCAGCGCAGCCCATCAAAGCATACTGCCACCAACCACAGTGGGGTGAGTGGGGCCACAGGCGGCGTTTCCAAACATGCACCCTCATCTTCATCTGCAACCAGCGTGGCAGCCTCTTCTTCcagctcttcctctgctgtaGCATTGGCTGGCGAGGAGTTGGCTCATCAGGCTGAACTGAACCCGGTGCAGAACAATCCAGCAGGGGAGAACACTGCTGAGACCAGGGAGCATG TATCAGATGGGCCTCCACCTTCAAGTGAGCAGCAGAATGAAACAGCTCCATTTAAACTGGAGGCCACAGTGCCCAGTCGGCTGGCACTGGGGGCACGCTGTGGATATAGCCAACGCTGCTGGGGCTCACCTGTACgccagaagaagaaacacactg GCATGGCGAGTATTGACAGCAGTGCTCCGGAGACAACCTCAGATAGCTCTCCCACCCTCAGCCGACGGCCACTCCGGGGCAGCTGGGCAGCAACATCTTGGGGGCGGGGCCAGGACAGCGACAGCATTAGCAGTTCATCGTCTGATTCACtgggctcctcctcctccagcggATCTCGCAGGGCAGGGGGCGGGGCCAGGGCCAAGAGCACCGACACCAGCAG GTACAAAGGGCGACGTCCAGAGTGCCATGCGCCCCACGTGCCCAACCAGCCTTCGGAGGCAGCAGCTCATTTTTACTTTGAACTGGCCAAGACGGTGCTGATCAAAGCTGGAGgaaactcctccacctccatttTCACCCAGCCCTCAGCCAGCGGGGGCCACCAGGGGCCCCACAGAAACCTGCACCTGTGTGCCTTTGAGATTGGCCTGTATGCTCTTGGCCTTCACAACTTTGTCTCACCCAACTGGCTGTCCAGGACCTACTCTTCCCATGTGTCCTGGATCACTG GTCAGGCCATGGAGATCGGCAGCGCTGCCCTAAACATTCTGGTGGAATGTTGGGATGGTCACCTCACCCCTCCAGAGGTGGCATCCTTGGCTGACCGAGCGTCTCGAGCAAGGGACCCCAACATGGTGAGAGCGGCGGCCGAGCTGGCCCTGAGCTGCCTGCCTCACGCTCATGCCCTCAATCCTAATGAGATCCAGAGAGCCCTGGTGCAGTGCAAAGAGCAG gaCAATGTAATGCTGGAGAAGGCATGCATTGCAGTAGAGGAAGCAGCCAAGGGTGGAGGTGTTTACCCTGAGGTTCTCTTTGAGGTGGCTCACCAGTGGTACTGGCTGTATGAGCAGTCAGTGGGCGGGGGCTCAGGCCAGCTGCGAGAGACCTCTGGGCGCTGCGGGGCCAACGGGGGTTCAGGCAGGAGGCCCCCAGAGACCAGCTGTGTGGTCCTCGACACTGGAGCCAACATGGAGTCTCAGGGGATGGCAGCCGTCACAGCCtcagtcactgcagcagctgtcgtACCTGTCATCTCTGTAGGCTCCACCATTTACCAGTCCCACGCCATGCCAGGGCAGGCCATGGCTCATCCCCACAGCCAAGGCCTCCACCCCTACACCACCATCCAGGCCCATCTCCCCACCGTCTGCACCCCACAGTACCTGGGACATCCTCTGCAGCACGTCCCCCGACCCACAGTCTTCCCTGTGTCTGGAGCTGCATATCCACAG GGAATGCACCCAGCTTTCATTGGTGCCCAGTACCCATTCTCAGTGGCCACTGGCCCTCAGCCCCCTATGGCAGCCACAGCTGTGACCTTCCCTGGTGTCCCTGTACCGTCCATGACTCAGATCGCCGTCCATCCTTACCACGCAGAGACCGGCCTACCACTGAGCACCACTGTAGCAG TAGGCAGTGTCCACGCGGGCCCCACCATCCAGGCCATACAGGGAGCATCTCtcccctccctgtcctcccAGCCCGGCTCATTGGTCAGCACTCCATTCCCAGCAGAGGACGAGCAGCACAACCAGCCAATCAGTCAACAGGGCCTGCACTACCTGCACTCTGCCTACAGAGTTG GCATGTTGGCATTGGAGATGCTGGGCAGGAGGGCTCACAACGACCACCCCAACAACTTCTCCAGGAGCCCACCATACACTGAGGATGTCAAATGGCTGCTGGGACTTGCTGCAAGACTAG gaGTCAACTATGTGTACCAGTTCTGTGTGGGAGCAGCAAAAGGTGTCCTCAGTCCATTTGTCCTGCAGGAGATCATCATGGAGGCTCTGCAGAGGCTGAACCCTGCCCACATCCACGCCCACCTCCGAACACCTGCGTTCCATCAGCTCGTCCAGCGCTGCCAACAGGCCTACCTGCAG tacATTCACCATCGGCTCATCCACCTGACCCCTGCCGACTACGATGACTTTGTCAACATCATCCGCAGTGCTCGAGGTGCTTTCTGCCTGACCCCTGTGGGTATGATGCAGTTCAATGACGTGCTGCAGAACCTGAAGAGAGGGAAGCAGACCAAGGAGCTGTGGCAGCGCATCTCCCTGGAGATGGCAACCTTCTCCCCCTGA